The DNA window CACCCATGGCCTGGTCGACCTCTCGGCCGAGGGTGCCGTCGAGTTCTGGTATCGCCACCAGGGCGAACACTCGGCGATGAAGACTTTCGCTCAGGACAAGTTCGTCGATGACGCCTACTCCATCGTCATGACGCTGGGTGTTGGCGCCGACTTCAAGGCGGCAATCGTCGTCGGGCCGGGCGTCGACGGGACGGCAAGCATCGGCGTGCTTAATGACGTTTCGGTTCTGGGCAACAACGAGAAGACCCGCAAGCAGATCGCCAAGCTCTCCAAGGCCGACGACTTCGGCAAGCGCGACCCCATCGAGTTCGTCAAAGGCTCGACCTACCACATCCTTCTCGCGAAACGCCCCGGCCGCGACGACATCCGCATCTTCGTCAACGGGCAGTTGCAGGGAACCATTCCCGCGACGTTCGGCAAGGCCGCAACGACCGTTTCGCTCGGCTGGGACCCGAAAGCGTACGCCCCGGCGACCAAACCTGCCGACGGCGACCCGGCCGAGCCCGTGGTCTATCCGTTCAACGGATTCATCGGTGGACTGCGGTTCTGGGACTTCGGCGACTTTGAGGAAAACGACGCCGCCCGCCTGTCCAACTTCGGCCGGCTCATCGACCTGGCCGACCTCACCATGCTCCCCGAGTACGGCCACCTGATCGCGTACGGCGACTTTGTCGGGCGGCGCTGGAACGCGTCGCGCATGGTTATGACAACTGGTGCCGATCCGGTCCTTCGATTCGCCGATCCGCTCGCCGGTGCCTGGATCACCGAAGGTGCCGCGACTCATCAGACCCAGACCGACACCAGCGTGTTCGACGACTATCCGGTGTTCACTTTCCTGCCGGCGACCGCGACGCTTCCGCAGAAGATCGCCGACCGAACGTACAACGTCTTCGAGGACGGCAACTTCCTCGGCACGATCTCTCCCGTCGCCGATAACGACCGCGAGTTGTGGAAGCTCAAATGTCACCACTGGAGCAACAGCGATGGTGTGGTCGCCGAGCACGTCACCGTCGGCAGGGAGCGGTTTCTAAGGTGGTCGGTGAGCGATATGAAGCGAGAAAGCAAGTTCGCAGGCATCGCGTCTGGCGAAGTGCGGATGAAGCGCAAGAGCATCGTCGACTTTCGCATCGCCAGCCCATCGGCCCAACGCATGACCCCCGCCGAGACGGCCAAGCTCAAGGCACAGAACGACTCACTTCAGCTTGTTTTCCTCTACACAGCGTACCCAAAACTCTACGACCGGATCTATCGGAGCTACAACATCGTCAAGATGCATCCCTGGCAGCTTCTGGTGACCGGCACAGCAACGACGACGCCTGTGATCCGCGTTCCTGAAGCCGAACAGATGTTCAAGCTCAACCTCAGCGAACAGATGATCTTGCCATACGACCTGGAGGTGATGGCGGACAACCTGGCTCTGGACTCTTCGTCAACCAAGCTGGTGAGCAACGCCAGTGAATACAACGCCACGAGGACCAGCCGCATCGGCGCCGGCGTCAGTGGATCGGTCACGGTCGGCACCGGCGGGATGATCCCGGTTACCGCGCAGGGAACGGTAAACCTGAACATCGTCGTGCAGTACGAATCCATCAAGGACATGGCCAGCAGTTCCAGCGACGGCACGGAAAAGCTGCTGCGAACCAAGTGGGAAAAGAAGCACACAATGCTCCATCGCAAGGAGGCGATGCGCATCAGCGACGAATACGCCATGGCGTTGCGCACGCTGCACGGCCAACTCTCGGCGGCACCTCCGCAGGCCCGTCCGCAACTGGTCTACAACTTCTTTGACACCTGGGGTACGCATTACCCGCTCGCGATGGTGTTTGGAAACATCGAGTTGACGGAGATGACCGTCACCGACCGCGTGAGGACTGAAAGCACCAGTGGCCAGTCGTCATTGGAGGTGTCGGTCAACGAAGGCAAGAGCGGCAACACGGAGGTGACCAAGGAGGTCAAGACCGCCACATCGCGCGACGGTACGACGATCGTGCGTTCGATGGGCGATCCGCAGTCGCCGATGCCCATCGCGCTGGACCTTCGCCCGCTGACCGACCTGATGACCCCACAGCAGTTCCCCGAAGAGCCGCACATCTATACCGAGCTGCGTGCGGTGCTCGCGACGGCGCTGCCGCATTACCGCAACGAGGTCATTGCCTCGGCGGTGCAGGAACTGAAGGGCCCGGAGGCCGAGAACGCCAAGAGGGTGGTCACAGAGCTGCAAACCCCGCCACCACCACCCCCACCGGCCGAGATCCTCGCCGTCCGGTACAAGGGGATCAGCATGGACGACTGGAAGCTGAAGGCCGGCACCACCACCGTGACCATGCCCACGCCGCCCCAGGGCATCGACCTGAAGCTCGACGGCACGATCCAGTTCTGGCCCTACCTGACCGGAAGCAACGACGCACCGCTTCCCGAGCATCTGCACGCGGCCGGGTTGCCGTTCCTCGTGGCCAACCCGCCGGTCGACATTTTCGCAAAGACCGCACCCGCCGAGCAGGTCCGCCGGATCAAGATGGGCACCAGCCAGGGCATTCAGCCGTTCGGCGATCCGAAGAACACTCAGATGCTCATCCGGGTGCCCGGAGCGCTCCGCGACAATGCGTTCGTCCACGTCGCTGGCTGGTTTCAGACCGTCGGGTCGGATCAGAAAGCCAAGGGAAAATCGCTGAGCATCGACGAAATGCTGATCCGCGAGATGGGCCGAGCCGAGTTCCCCGTCGGCAAGGCCCCGCTCGTCTTCCCGTTTGACATGCTCGTGGCCGACGCCCCGACGATCGCCGGCAGCGTGCTCTGGGCGAGCGAAAAGCCCGTCCAGCTGCCGCTCCGCAAGGACATCATGTTCAACGAACACATGACTATGAAGAAGGGGAACAAGACGCTCCTCAAGGATCGCAAGGACGAAGCCGGTGAGAAATACGTTTTCCAATACCCCAGCAACATCGGCGGCTGGCGCCAGGGACGAGCCCCGGTGGTGATGGACTTCAGCGGCAACGGCACGATGACCTCCACGCTCTGGATTCACTACGAGTACGCGCTGCTGAAAGACTTCCGCGACGCCGTCGTACAGAATAAGAACGTTCTGCCGAAAGACGCCTGGGGTAGCTTCTCGCCGGGTGCCAAGACGCCGGAAGTGAACCTGTTTGCCAATCGCACCGGCGTGCGGCCGTCCGCCGCGCCCAACGCGCCGCTGCCGCCGGCACTGCTGGATCAGTTGAAGATCCCGCCGACGTTGCAGTTGACGAGCCACTCCTTGGGCGCCCCGGGGTCGACGCTGATATCGCGCGGTTTCGGAGTGGTTGAGTTTATCCCTCAGCCCGCACAGCCCTGCTGGACCTTCATCGAGCGCACGCAAGGCGAGTGGATGATCATCAATACGCTCGACGCCCGCGCGCTGACGGTCGCGCCCGACGGCAGTGTCGTCTCCACCACGCCGCGCGACGGCGACACCGGCCAGCTCTGGATTCCCACGGCGGTCAAGGACGGCTTCGAGTTTCGCAACAAGAAGACCGGCGGGCTGCTTGCCCGCGCAACCGATGCAAAGAACACACGCGCGATGACGGTCCCCGCCGCGCAGCCGAACCTCAGCACGGTCTTCTCGCTCAGCCCCAGGCTCGACCTGACGAAGGAAGAGGGGAAGACTTTCGACGTCGTCCTTAAGTCGGTCGGCGATAACAAGATCCCGGTCATCAAGGTCGTTCGCGAAGCGACCGGCCTGGGCCTTAAGGATGCCAAGGACTTAGTGGAAGGCGCTCCCAAGGTCGTCAAGGAAGCCCTCCCCAAGGCCGACGCCGAAGCCCTCAAGAAGAAGCTTGAAGAGCAGGGCGGCATCGTCGAGCTCAAGCTCAAGTAGGCGTAGATCGTTCGCCGCCACTACGATCCGAAGACCCGGCCGAAATCGGCCGGGTCTTTGCGATTCCAGACAGCCCGGCCGCCTTGGCGTCGCGACTCGGTAGACTACGTTCGATAGCAGCGAGCCGCCGCATGCCAACTGTTTTCCATCCCCCCTCACGTCCGAAAGCCCTGTCGCGGCAGCCTCGCCGTGTTGAACCTCACGCCCGCCTGCGGATAATGCGTTGCTTGTCCGAAAGTCGTACTGGCCGCGGACGTGGTTCGCGGCGGCGTGGGAGGGAAACCGCGCCGGAATAAGCCTTTTCGAAAGGGCATGGATGAACCGGCCGGCCGTCTTCTTTGATCGAGACAACACGCTGATCGCCTGCGACGGCTATCTCGGCGACCCGGACAAGGTCGTCCTGGTGGACGGTGCGGCCGATGCGGTCGCCCGCGTACGCGAGCTCGGTTTCGCCGCGGTCGTGTTTTCCAACCAGTCCGGCGTCGCCCGGGGCATGTTCCCCGAAGAGGCGGTCCACGCGGTCAACCACCGCCTCGACGACCTCCTGCACGAGGAAAACCCCCGGGCAACCATCGACCGCCACGACTTCTGCCCCTACCACCCGACGGCGAAGGTCGATCGGTATCGCGTGGACAGCGAACTGCGCAAGCCCAAGCCGGGCATGATTTACCAGGCGGCCGCGGTGCTGAACCTGGACCTGCCGCGGAGCTGGGTGATCGGCGATGCCCCGCGCGATATCGCCGCCGGGCAGACCGCCGGCCTGCGGACGGTGCTGCTGAAGATCGCGTCGCTGCCGCCGTCGCCGGCGACCAATGAAGGGTCGGAGGCGTCGCCGGACTTTGTCGCCGGGTCATTGAAGGAAGCCGTCGACTTCATCGCCCGCAACCTCGGTCAGCCAGCCGCGTCGCAACCATCGGCCACGGCGGGGACTGCGGCGAATGCGACGACCGCCGCAGCTGCCGGCACGGCTTCGGCCGCCGCCCGCGCCGGCGTACCGTCGCCAACGACCCTCGCCGCCGGTTCGACCGCCGGCGACGCCTGGACCTCGTCGGGGTCCGGCGGATCATCCGCGGCCGCTGCCCGGGTCACTTCGTCCCCGGCGGCCGCCACCACTTCGTCAACCACACCCACGGCCGCCCGGTCGGCCGACGTTCGAGCAGAGGAACCCGTGAAGCTGACGCCCCGTCCGAAGCCTTCGGAACCGATCAAGCCCGCCGCCGCGAAGCCGGAGCCGTCGAAGCCGGAAGCTGGCAAGCCCGAAACCCCGAAGCAGGGCGGGTTCGTCGTCAAGCCCAGCCAGCCGATGCCGGCCGGCATGAGCTGGGGCGAGCGCATGCGCCTGGCCAAGAGCGGCACCTCGCTGACGTCGGCCGTTTCCGCCGCCCGCCCTGACATCCCGCGGTCCAGCGCGACGGCCAGCCCGCCCGCGCCGGTCACGACGGCTGTTGCGCCCGCCGCGCCCATCGAAGATCCGGTGGTGGACGAGGTCGAACCGCCGGTCGAGCAGGAGCCGTCACGGCCGTCGTACGCCCCGACGCCGGCATACACACCGGCACACACGCCAACCCCGGCACCAACACCAACACCCGATCCAGTCGTCGCCGAGTCCGCCGCCGGCGAATCCGATCCCGAGCCGGTGGCATCAACCCCGGCGATTGCGCCCGAACAGCCGGTCGCTGAAGTGCCCGCCCGGTCCGAGCCCGCAGCGCCGGTCGAACCCCCCGCGAGCGCCGAGCCCGAACCGACCGCCAGGGCAGAACCGGCCCCGACCGAACCGGCCGAGGTAACACCGCAGGCGAGTGCGTCGTCTAACGACAGTGCAGCATTGTCCGCGTCGCCGCCTAAGCGGGGACTCCGCCGGGAAGACTTGATGGAACCCACCGAAACAGGCGACGTTTCCGACCCCACCGCCGACGCCGCCGAGCGCCGCCGCCCGCGCGATGCTGGCGATTCGTCCCGCACCGAGGTGCTGCTGGAACAGATCCTCGCGGAACTGCGCCGCCGCGACGACCTGGTATCGACCGACTTCTCCGCCAGCAAGTTGTTCGCCGGCATCACCCAGGTGCTCGCGCTGGCGGCGCTGTTTTATTCATATTTCAATAAGGACACGAGCGCGTTCCAGTCCACCGTCGTGCTGGCGATCGCGCTGCAGACGCTGACAATCTCCCTGCTGATCATGGGAAAGCAGAAGTAGGGCAGAAGTCAGAAGCCGGAAGTCAGAAGTCGGAAGTCCGAAGAGTTAGCTCTGCCTTTACCTGACTTCCGACTTCTGACTCCTGACTCCGCTGCCACTCTGGTTTTCCGCATATCAGCTGGCTACAATCCTGCGGACGTTCGGGGCGGTGGGTGTTTGACCTTCAGTCAGTCCACCTTGGATCGGCAACGCCTTGCGGTTGCTCGATGAACTAAAACGAGCAGCTCGCGCTGATTCCCGCTTCGGACGTGGCCACCTTCGAGAACGGTCACCAACGATGACGATCGAGCCGGGCCAACTTCATTCGTCGTTCGGCAGCGCCCCAGGCGCCGCCTCTGGTATCTCTCCCGCCCTCAATGCCAACGTGCTGGTGCTCAATCGCTTCTACCAGGCGATTCGGGTCATCAACGTCCGCCGGGCGTTCTCGATGCTCTTCCGCGACCTCGCGGAGGTCATCCACATCGAGACCGACACCGCCGGCCAGCACCACTGGCAGAACATGGACTTCACCGAGTGGGCGGAGCTGAGCGAGCTCAAGCGCACGTTCGAACCCGATCAGTTCGATTGGATTCACACCGTGCGCTTCCAGATCGCGGTGCCGCGCATCATTCGGCTGTTGGGGTACGACAAGCTCCCGCGGCAGGACGTCAAGTTCAACCGCCGGAACATCTACGCCCGCGACAGCAACAAGTGCCAGTATTGCGGCAAGAAGTTCGCGACCACCGACCTGTCGCTGGACCACGTAGTCCCGCGCAGCCAGGGCGGCAAGGCGAACTGGGAAAACATCGTCTGCTGCTGCGTGAAGTGCAACGTGAAGAAGGGCGGCCGCACGCCGACGCAGGCCAACATGCACCTGATCACCAAGCCAATCAAGCCCAAGCGCAGCCCGGTGATCAACATCCGCCTGGCTGATGAGCGTTACAAGAGCTGGAAGCAGTTCTTGGATAACGCATACTGGACGGTCGAGCTGAAGTGATCGGTTGGGGGGCGAAGAGAACGCCGCGGCGGCGAAGAGAACTCCGGCGGGTCGAAGAGAACGCGATGGCGCGAAGGCACGAAGCGAGCGAGAAGTTCACTGAATCAGTCAGCCCTCGAGCCCGCGCCTGTTCGCCAATGACTTTTGTGCTAAGAAATCAAAGACGCCAGGAAGCTTTCCTTCCTGGCGTCCTTTGCTTCTCGGCTCAAACCCCATGCAGCGCCGACGTAAAGACGTTTGGCCGATTCTCTTCTCAACTTCGTGGCTTCTTCGTGCCTTCGCGCCTTCGTGTTCTCTTCGGCGTGTTCTCTTCGGGCACGCCCGAGTTCCCCGAGCGCACCCTTCATTTCCTCGACCGACGCCGTGACAGCAGGCCCGCGCCGGCCATCGCGAGCAGGGCAACCCCGGCCGGTTCGGGGACGGGGATGACTTCGCCGGTCGGCAGGATTTGCGCGCCGGCCTCAAAGCCCGTAAACGTGATCTGACTGAGCTGGGTCGAGGTCAGCCCGCCGGCATCGCCGCCGACGAAAAGACGGTCGGTGCCGCCGCCACTAAAGGGCGTGCCGGTCCAGTTGTCGACCGTCAGCGTGCCGGCCCAGGTCAGGGCGTTGCTGGCTGCGAAGCGAAGAATGCTCGTGCCCGTGCCCAGGTCGATCGATGAACTCGACGCGAGGGTCAGCGTCCCGACGAGGTCGCTGAAGCCGCCGGTCGCAAGCGTTCCGCCGCCGAGAGATACGTTGCTCGCATCGGGCAGCCGGTCGTCCGCCGTAATCGCCAGCGTGCCGCCGGTGATCGACGTGATCCCCGTGTAGCTGTGCGCGCCGCTGAGGTTGACGATCCCCGCGCCGCTCTTGGTCACACTGCCGGTCCCGCTGATCGCCCCGGCGTATGTGCCGGCCGCGATGGCGCTTCCGCCGGCCAGAGTGGGGACGGTCTGGTCGAACACCAGGGCTCCGTTGTTGACGATGTTCCCCTGAAGGCTCGTCGTCGTACCGGCGAGGGTGCCGGCCGTGATCGTCGTTCCGCCGGTGTAGGTGTTGGCTCCTGTCAGCACCAGACGTCCGGCGCCGGTGCCGGCCTTGGTCAGGCCGAAGTTGTTCCCGCCGTCCCCGATCACGCCGGAGAAAATCGTCGCCGCGCCCGATGAGGTGGTGATCGTGCGCGTGCCGCCCGTGATCGTCACCGGGCCGGTGAAGGTCAGGCCCCTGTCGCTGGAGGCAGTGCCCGAACTGAGGACCGTTGTGTCGGCCGACAGGGTGACGGCATTGCCTACGGTGATCACGCCAGCGGTACTGGCCCGCATCGCGCTGCCCGCCAGGAACAACGTACCGACGCCGAAGGGCCCGCTGACCAGGTTGGCGGTCGACGCCGAACCGACCGAGCTGATCTGCGGAACGGTCGATCCGCTCAGCAGGTAGGTGGGGCCGCTGTACGTATTCACCGCGCCGCTCGCCGGCACGTAGGTGCCGCTGCCGGCCTTGGTGAAGCCGATAGGCGTCGCGCCGTTGTCGATGATGCTGGAACCGATCAGGAAGTTCGATCCTGTGTTGGTCGTCAGGACCAGGTCCTGGCCGTTGCCCGAGGTCAGGGTGGAACCGCTGAGCGTGATCGGGGTGGTAACCGCCGTCGTTGCCAGGATGCCGCCGGTCGCAATCACGACCGGACCGCTGAGCCCGTTGTTGTAGGTGCCGGCAGTGTTGTATCGAAGGGAGTTGATCGTCCCTGCCGGGAACGACGCCGTCGCCGACGCCGCCAGGACATCGACATCCTTACCGGCCGAGCCGGCCAGGTCGGTCGAATAGTACGACGCACCGGGCAGGCCGCTGATCGCGCCCGGTGTCGCACCCGAGCCGCTGACAGCCCAGGTGGTGCTGCCGAAAAGGGCGTGCCCGCCGAGGATCGTCTGCTGCCCGCCGCTGAAGTTGGCGTTCGCCGTGGTGGTGTTGATGGCGCCGATCGCCGGGAGCGTGAAGCTCACCGTGCTGCCGCCGGTCGGGCGCGACAGCGTGCCCAGGTTCAGGGTCGTGCCGTCGCCGCCATTGGAATTGACCGTCACGGCCGAGATACCGGGACTGAGCGTCACGCCGGCGAGCGTTTGGGAAGAGGTGTTGTTGGTTGCCGTCGCCGTCACGGCCACACCGGAACTGGTGCCCGACAGGTTCGTGTTAATGACGAACGCCGTCGCACTGCTGATGCTGGTGATGTATGCGCCCGCGGGAATGCCTGTCCCGCTGACCGGCTGACCGACGGCGAGCCCGGCCGCGGCGGCCGTCAGGGTGATCAGCCGGGGGTTGGTCGTGCCCCACGAGCCGGTCATGGCCGGCGTCGCCCCGTTGGCACGGCCCCTGAAGCTCAGGGTGCTACCCGCCAGCTCCACGACCGCAGTCGAAGGCAGCACATTGCTGATCGTGGTCGCCGTGGATGTCGCGATCAGGCCTTCGTCCAGTGCCAGTGTGCCGCCGATAGACGTCGTCGTGCCGGTGTAGGTGCTGGCGTTGCCGAGTGTCAGTGTGCCCGTGCCGGTTCGCAGCAGGTTGACGTTCCCGCCGATGGTGCCCGGGTAGCTCGAGGTGCCGGTGACGGTCAGCGTGCTGGCCGAGCCGCCGGAATTGGCGATTGCCAGCGGCACACCGTTGCTGGCCGCTGCCGAGAGGGTTGTCACCTGCTGGTTGAAGCCGCCCAGGTCGAGCGTGGCAAAGCCCTGTTGAGCGCCGTTGCCGAACACCACGCCAGTGCCGGTGGGCAGCGTGTTATTGGCGCCCAGGCGAAGCGTACCGATGACCACCTGCGTATTGCCGCGGTAGGTGTTGGCACCGCTGAAGACTACCGCGCCAGTGGCGGTGTTGGCCAGACGGATGGCCGGCCCGAACGTGCTCGCCCCGGAATCGATCACGCCACTGACGGTGAACGTGCCGGTCGTGCTGCTGGTACCGATGCGTGCGCCGTCCGCGCCAAGGGTGACCGGTCCCGACCAGGTCGCCGTTCCCGACGTCTTGAGCGCACCGAGATTGTCAGTGCCGTTGCCTGAAATCGTCGTGGCCTTGGAGATCGTCAGGCCCGACGCCACCTGAAGCTCGGCCCCGCTGGCCACCGTCACCCGCGACGTATTGCCCAAAGCACCGGCGTTGGTGATTTGCAGAATACCTGCCGACACTGCGGTTACGCCGGAGTAAGAGTTGCTCGCCGACGACAGCGTCAGCGTTCCCGCGCCCGCCTTGACGAAGCCGGCGGTTCCGTCGAGCTGAAGACCGATGTTCGCGACCTTGCCGGTGCCCAGCGCATTGACGGTGATGGTCGGCGTCGCCGCCGACAGCGTGAGGATGTTCGCCGCCGAGCCGTTGTTCTGAAGCAGCCACGACCCGGCCGTCGCGGTGGTGGTGTCGCCGAACTTCAGGTTGCCGATGGTGCGAGGCGTATCAAGATTGACCGTCGTGTCGGCGGTGATGTTCAGCGTGCTGAAGTCCGCGGTGGCACCCGCGCCGTCGGCGATGGCGTTCAGGTTCCAGTTGGCCGGATCATTCCAGAGACCGCTCAAGGTGCTGGTCCAGGTGCCATCCGCTGCCAGCGCCGTCTGCGAAGCGGCACTGAGAATGGCCGCGATCGCAGCAGCCGAATAAATGACCCTGTGACGGTTACGACTACGAAATTGCATGTCCTCGTCTCCACCCACCCAAGTAAACACTCTCGCCAGAAACACTATATAGCGCGAATCGCCCGCCGCCTCAGCCGATAAACTGTCGCGAATTTCAAAAAACATCGTTGGTGGGGCGATGACGACCGGTCTTCATCCCGCGTTGGATACGCCATCTTGCTGTCGACGCAGGATGTCGACATTTGCAGGGATGGCTGGCGCGCGGGGATGGAAGGGCGTCCTCGAGTCGCGCCGACCTGCAGCCTGGGACCGCCGAGCGCTTGCTCGGCTCTTCGAATTGCCGAGCAGGCGCTCGACGGTCCCAGGGCACCAACGGGTGCGCATCACGATCGGTTATTGGGGCATTTCAGCGCGTGGTCGTTCGCCAAGTCGTGAGTCGGCCGCGCACGGCTCCCGCCGTCGGCGGATCGGCTGGTGCGCCGGGAGCCGGCTTGAACCGCCGGGAATGGTCTTGAAACTTTTCGCCACTTACATAACATATACCGTACAAGCGTGTGGGTGCCGGTGGGTTCCTCTGTCGGAACTCCCCGATGCCCGGTCTCCGTGCGCCGGCCGGCGGGTGTGATCCGTGGGCAGAGGCGTCTACTCCTCGGGGAACGCGTCTTGGTCCGGGGATCGACTGGCGATCGCCGATGACCGCCTGGTTGTTGGCATCGTGGGTGGTGACGCCCTGGTTGTGGCATGGGCATGCACCCATGCCCGTGTCTGTTTCGAGTGTCGGCCGTGCCCGGGCCAACGAACCGGCCCGGGAGATGAGAACCACCGCAAGTCCGTCAGGGGCGGAGCCGCTACGGCTGGGGCGATCGGTCTTGATCGCGCCGTAGTGGTCTGGTTTGGTGTCGTCGAGACGTAGAGACTTGGAGACGTAGAGACGTAGCTTGCGCCGTGATCTATCACTTGGGTTCCTTCGGCAATCTGCGTGTGGCGGAGTGGCGTCCGCGGGACCCGCTGGCGGTTTCGCCGACGCAGCGGCGCTCATGGGAGGTGCTTCGTAAACACATTCTCGGGTTCGTTCGGCGTGTGACGCAGCATCACTCGGCGGGAACACCGCTGGTGCCCTGCGGGATACGGTGGGGTGAACCCCACCCTACCTTCGGCCCCGGGTTCGTTC is part of the Humisphaera borealis genome and encodes:
- a CDS encoding D-glycero-alpha-D-manno-heptose-1,7-bisphosphate 7-phosphatase codes for the protein MNRPAVFFDRDNTLIACDGYLGDPDKVVLVDGAADAVARVRELGFAAVVFSNQSGVARGMFPEEAVHAVNHRLDDLLHEENPRATIDRHDFCPYHPTAKVDRYRVDSELRKPKPGMIYQAAAVLNLDLPRSWVIGDAPRDIAAGQTAGLRTVLLKIASLPPSPATNEGSEASPDFVAGSLKEAVDFIARNLGQPAASQPSATAGTAANATTAAAAGTASAAARAGVPSPTTLAAGSTAGDAWTSSGSGGSSAAAARVTSSPAAATTSSTTPTAARSADVRAEEPVKLTPRPKPSEPIKPAAAKPEPSKPEAGKPETPKQGGFVVKPSQPMPAGMSWGERMRLAKSGTSLTSAVSAARPDIPRSSATASPPAPVTTAVAPAAPIEDPVVDEVEPPVEQEPSRPSYAPTPAYTPAHTPTPAPTPTPDPVVAESAAGESDPEPVASTPAIAPEQPVAEVPARSEPAAPVEPPASAEPEPTARAEPAPTEPAEVTPQASASSNDSAALSASPPKRGLRREDLMEPTETGDVSDPTADAAERRRPRDAGDSSRTEVLLEQILAELRRRDDLVSTDFSASKLFAGITQVLALAALFYSYFNKDTSAFQSTVVLAIALQTLTISLLIMGKQK
- a CDS encoding HNH endonuclease, which encodes MTIEPGQLHSSFGSAPGAASGISPALNANVLVLNRFYQAIRVINVRRAFSMLFRDLAEVIHIETDTAGQHHWQNMDFTEWAELSELKRTFEPDQFDWIHTVRFQIAVPRIIRLLGYDKLPRQDVKFNRRNIYARDSNKCQYCGKKFATTDLSLDHVVPRSQGGKANWENIVCCCVKCNVKKGGRTPTQANMHLITKPIKPKRSPVINIRLADERYKSWKQFLDNAYWTVELK
- a CDS encoding beta strand repeat-containing protein; translation: MQFRSRNRHRVIYSAAAIAAILSAASQTALAADGTWTSTLSGLWNDPANWNLNAIADGAGATADFSTLNITADTTVNLDTPRTIGNLKFGDTTTATAGSWLLQNNGSAANILTLSAATPTITVNALGTGKVANIGLQLDGTAGFVKAGAGTLTLSSASNSYSGVTAVSAGILQITNAGALGNTSRVTVASGAELQVASGLTISKATTISGNGTDNLGALKTSGTATWSGPVTLGADGARIGTSSTTGTFTVSGVIDSGASTFGPAIRLANTATGAVVFSGANTYRGNTQVVIGTLRLGANNTLPTGTGVVFGNGAQQGFATLDLGGFNQQVTTLSAAASNGVPLAIANSGGSASTLTVTGTSSYPGTIGGNVNLLRTGTGTLTLGNASTYTGTTTSIGGTLALDEGLIATSTATTISNVLPSTAVVELAGSTLSFRGRANGATPAMTGSWGTTNPRLITLTAAAAGLAVGQPVSGTGIPAGAYITSISSATAFVINTNLSGTSSGVAVTATATNNTSSQTLAGVTLSPGISAVTVNSNGGDGTTLNLGTLSRPTGGSTVSFTLPAIGAINTTTANANFSGGQQTILGGHALFGSTTWAVSGSGATPGAISGLPGASYYSTDLAGSAGKDVDVLAASATASFPAGTINSLRYNTAGTYNNGLSGPVVIATGGILATTAVTTPITLSGSTLTSGNGQDLVLTTNTGSNFLIGSSIIDNGATPIGFTKAGSGTYVPASGAVNTYSGPTYLLSGSTVPQISSVGSASTANLVSGPFGVGTLFLAGSAMRASTAGVITVGNAVTLSADTTVLSSGTASSDRGLTFTGPVTITGGTRTITTSSGAATIFSGVIGDGGNNFGLTKAGTGAGRLVLTGANTYTGGTTITAGTLAGTTTSLQGNIVNNGALVFDQTVPTLAGGSAIAAGTYAGAISGTGSVTKSGAGIVNLSGAHSYTGITSITGGTLAITADDRLPDASNVSLGGGTLATGGFSDLVGTLTLASSSSIDLGTGTSILRFAASNALTWAGTLTVDNWTGTPFSGGGTDRLFVGGDAGGLTSTQLSQITFTGFEAGAQILPTGEVIPVPEPAGVALLAMAGAGLLSRRRSRK